The Rhodocytophaga rosea genome has a segment encoding these proteins:
- the istA gene encoding IS21 family transposase encodes MAGKPKPMSQIKQLLLLHQQGKGIKFIARSLSLSKNTVKAYLAKTALLPLSVEQLLSLADPLLEAKYHAGNPAYKDTRFDHFKEKLDYFASELKQVGVNRRLLWEEYKKEYAQGYGYSQFCFHLSQQLLARKPTMVLTHKAAEKLFIDFAGKKLSYIDKDTGEVIYCQVFAACLPYSDYSFAMAVPSQNIEDFLYALRCCLEEIGGVPKVLVPDNLKSAIVKASPYEPDVNRAMEDFANHYGAVVIPARVRKPQDKALVENGVKLIYNRVYAKLRHQQFFDLSSLNKAIKEKIREHNQTRMQKKPYCRQEKFLADEKHLLGPLPDYSFELKYYRELKVAQNNHIYLAQDKHYYSVPYTYIGLQVKVIYTRSMVHIYSKGEQIALHVRDYRMGSYTTIKEHLCSHHRHYLERSPEYYLKKAQSKSEEFYKLLEGLFQQKRYPEQLYRTCDGLLRLASRSDADSFRKACLIAIEHGNYTYRFMRNLLENNMVHDQEQIIERSLPEHTNIRGKEYYTQFLSTLN; translated from the coding sequence ATGGCTGGAAAACCAAAACCTATGAGTCAGATCAAACAACTACTGCTGCTGCATCAGCAAGGTAAAGGCATTAAGTTCATTGCCCGCAGTCTTTCCCTGAGCAAGAATACGGTCAAGGCGTATCTTGCCAAAACAGCCCTGCTGCCATTAAGCGTGGAGCAACTGCTGTCCCTAGCCGATCCGCTGCTGGAAGCAAAATACCATGCCGGTAATCCTGCCTACAAAGACACCCGCTTTGACCACTTCAAAGAAAAGCTCGACTACTTTGCCTCAGAACTCAAGCAGGTAGGTGTCAACAGAAGATTGCTGTGGGAAGAGTATAAAAAAGAGTATGCCCAAGGCTACGGCTACTCCCAGTTCTGTTTCCACCTCTCTCAGCAGTTATTGGCCCGTAAACCTACCATGGTCCTAACTCACAAAGCGGCTGAAAAACTATTTATCGATTTTGCCGGAAAAAAGCTTTCCTACATTGACAAAGACACCGGCGAAGTGATCTATTGTCAAGTGTTTGCGGCTTGTCTGCCTTATTCTGACTACAGCTTTGCCATGGCTGTTCCCAGTCAAAATATAGAAGACTTCCTGTATGCCCTCCGGTGCTGTTTAGAAGAGATCGGTGGTGTGCCAAAGGTGCTGGTACCGGATAACTTAAAGTCTGCCATTGTGAAAGCCAGTCCCTATGAACCGGATGTTAATCGTGCCATGGAAGATTTTGCTAATCATTATGGGGCAGTGGTGATTCCGGCCAGAGTGCGTAAACCACAGGACAAGGCCTTGGTAGAAAACGGGGTAAAGCTGATCTATAACAGGGTCTATGCTAAACTGCGCCATCAACAGTTCTTTGATCTTTCCTCCCTCAATAAAGCCATCAAGGAGAAAATCCGTGAACATAATCAAACCAGGATGCAAAAGAAGCCCTACTGCAGACAAGAAAAATTCTTAGCCGATGAAAAACACCTACTTGGGCCACTGCCAGACTATAGTTTTGAACTCAAGTATTACCGGGAGTTGAAAGTGGCCCAGAACAACCACATCTACCTGGCTCAGGATAAACATTACTACAGTGTACCCTACACTTACATTGGCTTGCAGGTAAAAGTGATCTACACCCGCTCGATGGTGCATATCTACAGCAAAGGCGAGCAAATAGCTTTGCATGTGAGAGATTACCGCATGGGCAGCTATACCACTATCAAAGAACACCTGTGTTCCCACCATCGGCACTACCTGGAACGTAGCCCGGAATACTACCTGAAAAAAGCCCAAAGTAAATCAGAAGAGTTCTACAAGCTTTTGGAAGGACTCTTCCAGCAGAAACGCTATCCTGAGCAGCTATACCGCACCTGTGATGGCTTGTTGCGCCTGGCAAGCAGAAGTGATGCAGATAGCTTCCGCAAAGCATGTTTGATTGCTATTGAACATGGCAATTACACCTACCGCTTTATGCGCAACCTACTGGAAAACAACATGGTGCATGACCAGGAGCAGATTATAGAACGGTCCTTGCCGGAACATACTAACATCCGGGGCAAAGAGTATTATACCCAATTTTTATCCACCCTCAACTAA
- the istB gene encoding IS21-like element helper ATPase IstB: protein MMQIQSQLSQLQLHGMSRSWQALLETRKCHELSLSEGLELLLQAEENERKERKFRRLQRNAFFRYQASIEELQPGSARGLDKSLLNGLATGEYLIKGESILISGATGAGKSFLASALGHQACAQGYSVAYFNVAKLLLKTKMARVDGSLIKFFEKLSKTRLLILDDFGLTPLEAGQRLDLMEMIEDRHARASTIIASQLPISSWYEVIGEATIADAILDRLLHTSYRIELKGESLRKKH, encoded by the coding sequence ATGATGCAAATCCAATCCCAACTCAGTCAGTTGCAACTCCACGGAATGAGTCGCAGCTGGCAGGCACTGCTAGAGACAAGAAAATGCCATGAACTCTCCTTGAGCGAGGGACTCGAACTACTGCTGCAGGCAGAAGAAAATGAGCGAAAGGAACGAAAGTTCCGCCGCTTGCAGCGCAATGCTTTTTTCCGCTACCAGGCTTCTATAGAAGAATTGCAGCCGGGTAGCGCACGTGGCTTAGATAAATCCCTGCTCAACGGGCTGGCCACAGGAGAGTACTTAATCAAAGGGGAGTCCATCCTGATTAGCGGTGCTACTGGAGCAGGCAAAAGTTTTTTAGCTTCTGCTTTAGGACACCAGGCCTGTGCACAGGGATATTCAGTAGCTTATTTTAATGTAGCTAAACTGCTGCTGAAAACAAAGATGGCCCGGGTAGATGGCAGCTTAATCAAGTTCTTTGAGAAGCTATCCAAAACCCGCTTACTGATTTTGGATGACTTTGGCTTAACCCCTTTAGAAGCAGGACAGCGATTAGACCTGATGGAGATGATCGAAGACCGCCATGCCCGTGCCTCTACCATTATTGCTTCTCAACTACCGATCAGCAGCTGGTATGAAGTAATTGGGGAAGCAACTATTGCCGATGCCATCCTCGACCGGCTGCTGCATACCTCTTACCGAATAGAGTTGAAAGGTGAAAGTTTAAGAAAAAAACACTAA
- a CDS encoding transposase yields MQERVESKEGKKMKGRRMATVEPVFGSLLNYYGMKRSNAKGKGAAHKMLLNLLRVCIGFGQPQLITYRNCSLALFSPMPMFKSLP; encoded by the coding sequence ATGCAGGAGCGAGTAGAAAGCAAAGAAGGTAAAAAAATGAAAGGGCGAAGAATGGCCACGGTAGAACCTGTTTTTGGCAGCTTACTTAACTACTATGGTATGAAAAGAAGCAATGCTAAAGGTAAAGGAGCCGCTCACAAAATGCTGCTGAACCTGCTACGAGTGTGCATCGGCTTCGGGCAGCCACAGCTTATAACCTACAGAAACTGCTCTCTTGCTCTGTTTAGCCCAATGCCAATGTTCAAATCATTACCCTAA
- a CDS encoding antibiotic biosynthesis monooxygenase, whose protein sequence is MKYVLIIHQVKDYQVWKKIFDHASSIRKQAGEISYQVLKYEKDANKIVHFSQWNSLDNARQFFESPKLVQIRIEAGVKSPDFIYLEEIEKGIL, encoded by the coding sequence ATGAAATATGTTTTAATCATTCACCAGGTAAAAGACTATCAAGTATGGAAAAAAATATTTGACCATGCATCCAGCATAAGAAAACAAGCGGGAGAGATATCCTATCAGGTTCTCAAATATGAAAAAGATGCTAATAAAATTGTACACTTTTCGCAATGGAATTCCTTAGACAATGCCAGGCAGTTTTTTGAATCACCAAAATTGGTGCAAATCAGAATAGAGGCAGGAGTAAAATCACCCGACTTTATTTATTTAGAAGAAATTGAAAAAGGAATATTGTAG
- a CDS encoding ketopantoate reductase family protein — protein sequence MEGKKITIIGLGGVGGYFGFKLAYQYKNNPTVKITFVARGETYTRVKASGLTLLSPEHVDPVVRPDTIIDEIAHLPESDLILICVKEYDLEQVCLQIKEKIKADTLLLPLMNGVDIYERMRNIITTGVVFPACVYVASHIKEKGVVEHKGNRGKIIVGKDPQKKSREPTWVVDVLKESGVDIIYKENALPDIWIKFFFIASFGLVSARYNKPIGQVYEEPELRARARAIMREIQQITIGKGITIPEDIIELTFEKASTFPYHTPTSLQLDVHSNKAHTELELFAGAIIHYGRALHIPVMETEKIYAEIRQNLVK from the coding sequence ATGGAAGGTAAAAAAATAACTATAATTGGACTTGGAGGCGTGGGAGGCTATTTTGGCTTCAAACTCGCCTATCAGTATAAAAATAATCCCACAGTTAAAATTACCTTCGTTGCCAGGGGAGAAACCTATACGAGAGTAAAAGCATCCGGGCTGACCCTGCTTTCCCCTGAGCATGTAGACCCGGTTGTCAGACCTGATACTATTATTGATGAGATAGCACACCTCCCGGAGTCAGACCTAATCCTCATTTGTGTAAAAGAATATGACCTGGAACAGGTTTGCCTGCAAATAAAGGAAAAAATAAAGGCGGATACTTTACTGCTGCCCTTAATGAACGGGGTGGATATCTATGAAAGAATGAGAAACATAATTACTACCGGTGTGGTTTTTCCGGCTTGCGTGTATGTAGCCTCGCATATAAAGGAAAAAGGAGTAGTAGAACACAAAGGAAATAGGGGAAAGATCATTGTAGGCAAGGACCCCCAGAAAAAAAGTAGGGAGCCTACATGGGTAGTGGATGTATTAAAAGAGAGTGGAGTGGATATAATCTATAAAGAGAATGCCCTTCCCGATATATGGATCAAGTTTTTCTTTATTGCCAGCTTCGGCTTGGTATCGGCAAGGTACAACAAACCCATCGGTCAGGTATATGAAGAACCTGAACTAAGAGCAAGAGCAAGGGCAATCATGCGTGAAATACAACAAATTACAATCGGTAAAGGAATTACTATCCCTGAAGACATTATTGAACTTACCTTTGAAAAAGCCTCGACCTTTCCCTATCATACCCCAACATCCCTGCAGCTTGATGTTCACTCTAATAAAGCCCATACTGAATTAGAACTATTTGCTGGAGCCATCATACACTATGGAAGAGCGCTACATATACCTGTAATGGAAACAGAAAAAATTTACGCAGAAATAAGGCAAAACCTTGTAAAATAA
- a CDS encoding helix-turn-helix domain-containing protein has protein sequence MKSLTGQPASAHLQRKMILEIKSYLLHTNDQVAEIAYRLGFENIPYFNRFFKNIQDLHQ, from the coding sequence ATCAAAAGCCTTACCGGACAACCCGCTTCTGCCCATTTACAGCGTAAAATGATACTTGAGATAAAAAGTTATCTGTTGCATACCAATGATCAAGTAGCCGAGATTGCTTACCGGCTAGGCTTTGAGAATATACCTTATTTCAACCGCTTTTTTAAAAACATACAGGACTTACACCAGTAG
- a CDS encoding luciferase domain-containing protein: protein MKLLSPTFLISLTLFALPYSTLQAQKTNSKGKLANTEQKGVDLSYIQSQLTEEEYKEFQNWVALGVGGLPHTVEGFRTLQNLNKKLRDPLDISHLTSKMGKSGDVQTLKNLPKRNGKRPTIAPFAIPHRQMDQHNSDLIRQKQKTVFEQIVGQNKGVVHFQKSYFEKHNEAVFLNDSTKSNQSVVLTTHGEVGHMHPSDGSMHFSLSPSDTKEVLAQGWGELHGLAGQVYKENAALPATYLMVYSPRTEGELAVVKQILQAAIHYSSLQEKRPTNAK, encoded by the coding sequence ATGAAACTGCTAAGCCCTACCTTCCTTATTTCCCTTACTTTATTTGCGCTGCCCTATTCAACACTACAGGCACAAAAGACTAACTCAAAAGGCAAACTAGCAAATACAGAGCAAAAAGGAGTTGATCTTTCCTATATCCAATCACAACTCACAGAGGAGGAATACAAGGAATTTCAAAACTGGGTGGCTTTAGGTGTAGGTGGCTTGCCACACACTGTGGAGGGCTTCCGTACCTTGCAAAACCTGAATAAGAAACTCAGAGATCCACTGGATATATCCCACCTTACCTCCAAGATGGGTAAGTCTGGGGATGTACAGACGCTTAAGAATCTACCCAAGCGCAATGGCAAGAGACCGACAATTGCTCCATTTGCCATCCCACACCGGCAGATGGATCAGCATAACAGCGATTTGATTCGGCAGAAGCAAAAAACTGTTTTCGAGCAAATAGTAGGTCAAAACAAAGGGGTGGTTCATTTCCAGAAGAGCTACTTTGAAAAGCATAATGAAGCTGTTTTTTTAAATGATAGCACAAAGAGCAATCAGAGTGTAGTGCTCACTACCCATGGCGAAGTGGGACATATGCACCCAAGTGATGGGTCGATGCATTTCTCCTTGAGTCCCTCTGATACCAAGGAGGTGTTGGCACAAGGTTGGGGGGAATTGCATGGGCTAGCCGGGCAGGTATATAAAGAGAATGCAGCCTTGCCTGCTACCTACCTGATGGTGTATTCGCCAAGGACAGAAGGGGAATTAGCGGTGGTCAAACAGATTTTACAGGCAGCTATCCACTATTCTTCCCTTCAGGAAAAAAGGCCCACTAATGCTAAATAG
- a CDS encoding YciE/YciF ferroxidase family protein: MSTTKSAAAAQSDSSEESALKELFIEELKDIYWAESHLVKNMPTLAKATTSAPLLKAFETHLAQTKEQVTRLEQVFESIGEEASAKKCEAMNGLVKEALEMIEDTKEGTLTRDVALISCAQKVEHYEIASYGTLKTLAGVLGFKQAAGLLEQTLQEEKDTDSLLTQIAEGSVNQKAKKEKI; this comes from the coding sequence ATGTCAACTACTAAATCAGCGGCCGCCGCTCAAAGTGATTCTTCCGAGGAAAGTGCTTTGAAAGAACTTTTCATCGAAGAACTCAAAGATATTTACTGGGCAGAAAGTCACCTGGTCAAAAATATGCCCACATTAGCTAAAGCAACTACCTCTGCACCTTTGTTAAAAGCCTTTGAAACACATCTGGCTCAGACAAAAGAGCAAGTTACCAGGTTGGAACAAGTCTTTGAATCCATCGGGGAAGAAGCCTCTGCCAAGAAGTGTGAAGCTATGAATGGACTAGTAAAAGAAGCCCTGGAAATGATTGAAGACACAAAGGAAGGCACCTTAACCCGGGATGTTGCTTTAATTTCCTGTGCTCAGAAAGTAGAACATTATGAGATTGCTTCTTATGGAACCTTAAAAACATTAGCCGGTGTACTGGGATTCAAACAAGCAGCCGGGCTACTGGAACAAACCCTGCAGGAAGAGAAGGATACAGATTCCTTGCTGACTCAAATTGCTGAAGGCTCTGTCAATCAGAAAGCCAAAAAGGAGAAAATATAA
- a CDS encoding oxygen-binding di-iron domain-containing protein, translated as MTTINEIAPDLYRISVWVPELNMQFNHFLVKDDEPMLYHTGMRGMFPLLKEAVGRLIHPQDIRWIGFSHFEVDECGALNEWLQIAPQAQAVCSQVGAMVNMSDFAIRPAKGLTRAEMLQTGKYSYRFIPTPHLPHGWDAGVLFEETNKVLLCSDLFHQFGNGEALTKNDILEQVRTTLIAMQHSPLHSYMPYQHNNAYILQELASLQPTTLATMHGSSFYGDCSKALLDLDIVMKEVLVSEPKPVSY; from the coding sequence ATGACAACTATCAATGAAATTGCTCCGGATCTGTACAGGATCAGTGTGTGGGTGCCTGAGTTAAACATGCAGTTCAATCACTTTTTGGTCAAAGATGATGAACCTATGCTTTATCATACCGGTATGCGTGGCATGTTTCCGCTACTAAAAGAAGCTGTAGGTAGATTGATACATCCCCAAGATATCCGCTGGATTGGCTTTAGCCATTTTGAAGTAGATGAGTGTGGTGCCTTAAACGAGTGGTTACAGATTGCTCCTCAGGCACAGGCTGTTTGCAGTCAAGTGGGGGCCATGGTGAACATGAGTGATTTTGCCATACGTCCGGCCAAGGGCTTAACAAGGGCAGAGATGCTGCAAACCGGGAAGTACAGCTACCGATTTATCCCTACCCCTCACCTGCCCCATGGATGGGATGCTGGTGTTCTCTTCGAGGAGACGAACAAAGTCTTGCTCTGCTCAGACCTGTTTCATCAGTTTGGCAATGGAGAAGCACTCACTAAAAACGATATTCTCGAACAGGTACGCACTACCCTTATTGCCATGCAGCATAGTCCCTTACATAGCTACATGCCTTACCAACACAACAACGCCTACATATTGCAGGAATTAGCAAGCTTGCAGCCTACAACACTAGCCACCATGCATGGTTCTTCCTTTTATGGGGACTGCTCCAAAGCACTCCTGGATTTGGATATAGTTATGAAGGAAGTATTAGTAAGCGAACCTAAGCCCGTTAGCTATTGA
- a CDS encoding AraC family transcriptional regulator gives MKRLVQEHSPTAPLKPFVVQYWEGTILGSSTAVIEQTVLPSGYIDLVLHLSDARCEIKIAAGWQTSPVFSLVGFWTDPYIVQFKDRVETFGIRFKPEAMYFIFGVPAGEFINRYADLKDVLGESFISFCLQLEALKTVEQRIRLADEYLLNRLYKASNPTSYVQYAADLIRRQKGEISVESLSDRACISKRQLEREFKNKLGISPKAYMRINRLGKVLDYINTYPSISLAQLSYLNGYSDQTHFNKDFKSLTGELPSVYMLAKENFVLTSK, from the coding sequence ATGAAAAGATTAGTACAGGAACATTCGCCAACAGCCCCCTTAAAACCCTTTGTTGTTCAATACTGGGAAGGCACCATCCTAGGCTCATCTACAGCTGTCATCGAACAAACCGTATTGCCCTCCGGCTATATAGATCTGGTCTTGCACTTATCGGATGCCCGTTGTGAGATAAAGATAGCGGCAGGCTGGCAAACAAGTCCGGTTTTTTCCTTGGTAGGTTTTTGGACAGACCCTTACATTGTTCAGTTTAAAGATAGAGTCGAAACTTTTGGTATACGCTTCAAACCGGAAGCTATGTACTTTATATTTGGTGTGCCGGCTGGAGAATTTATCAATCGTTATGCTGATTTAAAAGATGTCTTGGGTGAATCCTTCATTAGCTTCTGCTTGCAGCTTGAAGCTTTAAAAACGGTTGAACAACGAATCAGGCTGGCAGATGAGTACCTACTTAATAGGCTCTACAAAGCAAGTAACCCTACTTCTTATGTGCAGTACGCAGCCGATCTGATTCGCAGGCAAAAAGGAGAAATATCGGTGGAAAGCTTGAGTGACAGGGCTTGCATCAGTAAACGTCAGCTGGAGCGTGAGTTCAAAAACAAATTAGGAATAAGCCCCAAGGCGTATATGCGCATTAACCGCCTGGGCAAGGTGCTAGACTACATCAATACATATCCTTCTATTAGCCTGGCACAGCTTTCCTACCTGAATGGGTATTCCGATCAGACACACTTCAATAAAGACTTTAAAAGTTTAACCGGTGAGCTTCCCTCTGTGTATATGTTAGCTAAAGAAAACTTTGTTTTAACAAGTAAATAG